The Pan troglodytes isolate AG18354 chromosome 8, NHGRI_mPanTro3-v2.0_pri, whole genome shotgun sequence genome window below encodes:
- the LOC134807036 gene encoding serine/arginine repetitive matrix protein 3 — MSILEGISAKSIINLSRNYSLALARPASFNFAARCKGSFLRGLQLVTPRWLSLTIKTCRAGPTRPGRSSGARGGADGGRFGPRDPSLGQDKEAERRTAIPISSPRGRGRAGAAASRERARDEAGQSQSTGPGLGGAAEPGGRRPLPSAPRPSPPSQARRGRGGPARPSPPRPARTRCGRLRRGSRGGGGAGVPRRRILPRGWRRGRGARAGNGGLGRTPARHERGPREGSWVKSGRAAPGERGEEPGSGVTALEPRVQSPPRERSEQKEPFCFRPRQHAPLLTELLFLGCWGEELHCGALNPTPTFHRQHTSQLNPSSQLSSQPPVLSLQ; from the exons ATGAGTATTTTAGAAGGAATTTCCGCAAAGTCTATCATAAACCTAAGTCGAAATTACTCTCTTGCCCTA GCTCGCCCGGCTTCCTTCAATTTCGCAGCACGCTGTAAAGGCTCCTTCCTCCGAGGTCTTCAGCTGGTAACCCCTCGCTGGCTGAGTCTGACCATCAAAACTTGCCGCGCCGGCCCGACCCGACCCGGCCGGAGCTCAGGAGCCCGGGGAGGCGCCGACGGGGGTCGGTTTGGCCCGCGGGACCCCTCCCTCGGTCAGGAC aAGGAGGCGGAGAGGAGGACAGCCATCCCCATTTCCTCCCCGCGAGGCCGCGGAAGGGCTGGGGCCGCTGCGAGCAGAGAGAGGGCGCGGGATGAGGCGGGCCAATCGCAGTCAACAGGTCCAGGCCTCGGTGGGGCAGCTGAGCCGGGAGGCCGGCGCCCCCTCCCCTCGGCTCCCCGTCCCTCCCCTCCCTCGCAGGCCCGGCGCGGTAGGGGAGGCCCGGCCCGgccctccccgccccgccccgcgcggACTCGCTGCGGCCGACTCCGCCGGGGCagtcggggtgggggtggggcgggggttcCCCGCCGGAGAATCCTCCCCCGGGGCtggcggcgggggcggggagcgAGAGCCGGGAATGGAGGATTAGGAAGGACTCCAGCTCGGCACGAGCGCGGCCCGCGCGAGGGATCCTGGGTAAAAAGTGGCCGCGCGGCACCGGGAGAGCGCGGAGAGGAGCCGGGGTCAGGGGTCACGGCCCTGGAGCCCCGCGTGCAGAGCCCCCCACGTGAACGCAGCGAGCAGAAGGAACCTTTTTGTTTTCGACCGCGCCAGCATGCTCCTCTATTGACCGAGCTGCTTTTCCTGGGCTGCTGGGGAGAGGAGCTCCATTGCGGAGCTCttaaccccacccccaccttccacCGCCAACACACTTCCCAACTCAACCCTTCCTCTCAACTCTCATCC